One region of Armigeres subalbatus isolate Guangzhou_Male chromosome 3, GZ_Asu_2, whole genome shotgun sequence genomic DNA includes:
- the LOC134220260 gene encoding uncharacterized protein LOC134220260 isoform X2 has protein sequence MISLRLSIIAAVTLCLPATLSVPIFWFPWNYFLPTTTTSGSAASSSSSSSTLRPIMANIAIGNRLNTSAMTDNGTIINGLTITRGRRAVPLTPVPVPGDPSVTSESFIQVGNHIIRLPPGNVANLTINIVDGVPNVFGNVGTDVSDGANGSTSGLFAQLGNFFGGLFGGGTPNAN, from the exons ATGATCTCCCTCAGACTCAGTATTATCGCTGCTGTCACATTATGT CTCCCAGCCACGCTGAGTGTGCCCATCTTCTGGTTTCCGTGGAACTACTTCCTACCAACTACCACAACAAGTGGCAGCGCTGCCAGTTCCAGCAGCTCATCATCGACGCTTCGTCCAATCATGGCGAACATTGCCATCGGAAACCGTCTCAACACCAGTGCCATGACTGACAACGGAACCATCATCAACGGTCTTACCATCACTCGGGGTCGTCGGGCGGTCCCTCTAACGCCGGTTCCAGTTCCGGGGGATCCCTCCGTAACGAGTGAATCCTTCATTCAAGTTGGTAATCATATCATTCGGCTCCCGCCAGGAAATGTGGCCAATTTGACGATCAACATAGTCGACGGTGTGCCGAACGTTTTCGGGAATGTTGGAACGGACGTTTCCGACGGGGCGAACGGAAGCACGTCCGGATTATTTGCTCAATTAGGGAATTTCTTTGGCGGCCTGTTCGGCGGTGGTACACCGAACGCTAATTGA
- the LOC134220260 gene encoding uncharacterized protein LOC134220260 isoform X1: MISLRLSIIAAVTLCVLPATLSVPIFWFPWNYFLPTTTTSGSAASSSSSSSTLRPIMANIAIGNRLNTSAMTDNGTIINGLTITRGRRAVPLTPVPVPGDPSVTSESFIQVGNHIIRLPPGNVANLTINIVDGVPNVFGNVGTDVSDGANGSTSGLFAQLGNFFGGLFGGGTPNAN, encoded by the exons ATGATCTCCCTCAGACTCAGTATTATCGCTGCTGTCACATTATGTGTA CTCCCAGCCACGCTGAGTGTGCCCATCTTCTGGTTTCCGTGGAACTACTTCCTACCAACTACCACAACAAGTGGCAGCGCTGCCAGTTCCAGCAGCTCATCATCGACGCTTCGTCCAATCATGGCGAACATTGCCATCGGAAACCGTCTCAACACCAGTGCCATGACTGACAACGGAACCATCATCAACGGTCTTACCATCACTCGGGGTCGTCGGGCGGTCCCTCTAACGCCGGTTCCAGTTCCGGGGGATCCCTCCGTAACGAGTGAATCCTTCATTCAAGTTGGTAATCATATCATTCGGCTCCCGCCAGGAAATGTGGCCAATTTGACGATCAACATAGTCGACGGTGTGCCGAACGTTTTCGGGAATGTTGGAACGGACGTTTCCGACGGGGCGAACGGAAGCACGTCCGGATTATTTGCTCAATTAGGGAATTTCTTTGGCGGCCTGTTCGGCGGTGGTACACCGAACGCTAATTGA